In Plasmodium vinckei vinckei genome assembly, chromosome: PVVCY_13, a single genomic region encodes these proteins:
- a CDS encoding ethanolamine-phosphate cytidylyltransferase, putative encodes MSNEFLVDTIYNHEYLKKVLGLIKSIKKNNKFDYIEKINEQFNIKDDEEIYNKFFSELENINKNGIVSINNRRRNPNCIHKIPSNYYNNHHVECCNHHNHHCSGNHPIIPEYDKDVHSDLSNNSEEINEFDIDSFDSSYEKKPKEKRIYVDGIFDLSHSGHFNAMRQAKKLGDVVVVGINSDEDALNSKGVTPVYTQDERGALVAGCKWVDEVIIGTKYNVDMELLKKYNCDYAAHGSDIAYDRNGVCCYEDVQKNNRLKVFERSYGISTTTIVNHLLQIVTNPNKISAPQLNNLKNNSLLDVKDEEKNKNCDTNSMANSENGADNINSTEDKMKLKISKSDSTDIDNTKVVKGDKKKNSDVSSSNTKVIISKNKGYIAASQIYLFMEKHEKKKHHKVVYVDGSFDMFHLGHLKMIENARKLGDYLLVGVYSDETVRKLKGNHFPVTSVLERTLTVLAMKGVDDVVICAPWVISESFIKRFQIDTVVRGSIADYNYSNFGPDPYAVPKKLNIFKEIPSESDMTTYEIMNRIEKNKQYLLSIIAARKKKEDNIWKNNNSYTLK; translated from the exons atgtcgaatgaatttttagttgatacaatttataatcatgaatatttgaaaaaggTTTTAGGGTTAATTAAAagtataaagaaaaataataagtttgactatattgaaaaaataaatgagcAATTCAATATAAAGGACGatgaagaaatatataacaaatttTTCAGTGAATTggaaaacataaataaaaatggaattgTAAGTATTAATAATAGACGACGTAATCCAAATtgtatacataaaattccctctaattattataataatcatCATGTAGAATGTTGTAACCATCACAATCATCACTGTTCTGGAAATCATCCGATTATTCCTGAATATGATAAGGATGTTCATAGCGatttatcaaataattCTGAGGAAATTAATGAATTTGATATAGATTCTTTTGATTCatcatatgaaaaaaaacccaaggaaaaaagaatatatgtGGATGGTATTTTTGACTTATCCCATTCAGGGCATTTCAATGCTATGCGACAAGCCAAAAAATTAGGGGATGTTGTTGTTGTTGGAATTAATTCAGATGAAGATGCTTTAAATTCAAAAGGAGTTACTCCAGTATATACACAAGACGAAAGAGGGGCATTAGTAGCGGGTTGTAAATGGGTCGATGAGGTTATTATAGGAACAAAATATAACGTAGATATGGagctattaaaaaaatataattgtgATTATGCAGCTCATGGTAGTGATATTGCATATGATCGTAATGGAGTATGCTGCTATGAAGatgtacaaaaaaataatcgaTTAAAAGTATTTGAAAGGAGTTATGGGATATCAACTACAACTATTGTAAATCATTTGTTACAAATCGTTACCAatccaaataaaataagcgCACCTCAGTTAAATAacctaaaaaataattctctATTAGATGTAAaggatgaagaaaaaaataaaaattgtgatACAAATAGTATGGCTAACAGTGAAAATGGTGccgataatataaattccACAGAagataaaatgaaattaaaaatttccAAAAGTGATTCAACTGATATAGATAATACCAAAGTAGTAAAGGGCGacaagaaaaaaaacagtgATGTATCATCATCAAATACAAAAGTCAtaataagtaaaaataaagggTATATAGCAGCttcacaaatatatttatttatggaaaaacatgaaaagaaaaagcaCCATAAAGTTGTATATGTAGATGGATCATTTGATATGTTCCATTTGGGACACTTAAAAATGATAGAAAATGCTAGAAAATTAGGGGACTATTTATTAGTAGGAGTATATTCAGATGAAACTGTTAGGAAATTGAAAGGAAATCATTTTCCAGTTACATCAGTATTAGAAAGAACCTTAACAGTTTTAGCTATGAAAGGTGTTGACGATGTAGTTATTTGCGCACCATGGGTCATAAGCGAAAGTTTTATTAAACGCTTTCAAATTGACACAGTTGTTAGAGGTTCTATAGCAGATTATAATTATTCGAATTTTGGTCCCGATCCATATGCTGTACCTaagaaattaaatatatttaaggAAATTCCATCAGAATCG gaTATGACTACTTATGAAATAATGAATAGAATTGagaaaaacaaacaatATTTGTTGAGTATCATCGCAGCAAG aaaaaagaaagaagaTAACAtttggaaaaataataattcatatactttaaaataa
- a CDS encoding leucine-rich repeat protein, whose product MEYVLNDDEIKRVVQKNDAYYSLIELNDVLYLNNKLYKKIECLQNLSNLKALYLNNNALERICGLDSCINLVALYLNSNRISKIENLSSLKKLRVLNLEDNYINTIENLENLSFLEDLNLSNNCLGDKGCSMVSLLEKNKCLTILNLSNNKIEEDILENLYNLKHLNILYIMNNPGLSKYKNYRKLFVNTLPSLTFLDYKPITNEERRCVKAFFEYGTKGEQDELKKIKLEQKMEHENSVECMNLYTLFIIHIKYF is encoded by the exons atgGAATACGTATTAAACGATGATGAAATTAAAAGGGTAGTACAAAAGAATGACGCATACTACTCTCTTATCGAATTAAACGACGtactatatttaaataataagttatataaaaaaatagaatgcCTTCAAAACTTGAGCAATTTAAAAGCATTATATCTAAATAACAATG CATTGGAAAGGATTTGTGGATTGGACAGCTGTATAAACCTAGTTGCTCT CTATTTAAACTCCAACAGAATTtcaaaaattgaaaatttgAGCtcgttaaaaaaattacgagtattaaatttagaggataattatattaatacgATAGAAAATTTAG AAAACTTATCCTTCCTTGAAGATCTAAACTTAAGTAACAATTGCTTAGGCGATAAGGGATGTAGTATGGTATCACTTTTAGAAAAGAATAAATGTCTTACTATTTTAAATCTTagtaataacaaaattgaAGAGGACATTTTGGAAAATCTTTACAACCTGAAACATctaaacattttatatataatgaataacCCAGGA ctatcaaaatataaaaattaccGAAAACTATTTGTGAATACATTGCCAAGCTTAACATTTCTGGATTATAAACCAATTACAAATGAAGAGAGAAG gTGCGTTAAAGCCTTTTTTGAATATGGAACGAAAGGAGAGCaagatgaattaaaaaagataaaactAGAACAAAAAATGGAGCACGAAAATTCAGTTGAATGTATGAATTTATATAccttatttattatacatattaaatatttttaa
- a CDS encoding GTPase, putative: MILLQVTVLGYLNTGKTSLVNSIMNNEVFNTYMHTEMPMIYYKVYRERNRSFCVEIEDTSIDVNVNIFMNMLRKEIKTNKNHMTNPVFSLFEKPMIPFSHDDQYNSVCYGRMAYLLVFDLTNPSTFEYAKMIYLNMSNVYNRLYTLKPFITLVGNKYGIFSQADESNKDLINQNNELLRQAEDFSNEHMIQLWLTSAHTGKNVKKLFVHVINMVYNNTNLWKYDADDSMSESSED, encoded by the exons atgattttacTACAAGTAACAGTTCTAGGATATTTAAATACGGGGAAAACATCTTTGGTTAATTCTATTATGAATAATGAAGTTTTCAACacttatatgcatacagAGATGCCCAT gatatattataaagtaTACAGAGAAAGAAATCGAAGTTTTTGTGTTGAAATTGAAGACACTTCTATTGATGTAAAcgtaaacatttttatgaacatgCTAAGGAAAGAAA ttaaaacaaataagaATCATATGACAAACCCAGTGTTTAGCTTATTTGAAAAGCCAATGATTCCCTTTAGTCATGATGATCAGTATAATTCAGTTTGCTATG GAAGGATGGCCTATTTATTAGTATTCGATCTTACTAATCCATCAACATTTGAATATGCTAagatgatatatttaaacatGTCCAACGTATATAACCGACTATAT acaCTTAAGCCCTTTATAACTCTTGTTGGAAATAAATACGGTATTTTTTCTCAAGCTGATGAATCAAACAAAG ATTTGATTAACCAAAACAATGAATTACTGAGACAGGCCGAAGATTTTTC TAATGAACACATGATCCAGCTATGGTTAACATCAGCTCATACTGGAAAGAATGTGAAAAAG CTATTCGTACATGTAATTAATATGGTGTACAACAATACAAATCTATGGAAATATGATGCTGACGAT tcTATGTCAGAATCTTCTGAAGATTGA
- a CDS encoding step II splicing factor, putative translates to MWINKIGNKSASFINHKHFHPGNIKNLEKVWLAEEKERLRKEEEEKYLKKREEQYKLYALKKQLRQNELNNKDTEHDILYDINKENKKKEVNYNNKKKNEENVINPTINKLVIKSKYNEDIFVKNHKSIYGSYYDRKENKWGYMCCKQTDKNIFCPNNPFDNRNTNSDAVPIKKDIEKVNIDKKKKKKKKKKGTFDNSITAILNKL, encoded by the exons ATGTggataaacaaaataggAAATAAAAGTGCATCCTTTATAAATCACAAACATTTTCATCCAG gaaatataaaaaacttGGAAAAGGTGTGGCTAGCTGAAGAAAAGGAAAGGTTAAgaaaagaagaagaagaaaaatatttaaaaaagagagaagaacaatataaattatatgctTTAAAAAAGCAATTAAGACAAAATGAAttgaataataaagataCAGAACATGATATTCTATATGACATTaacaaagaaaataaaaaaaaagaagttaattataataataaaaaaaaaaacgaagaAAATGTGATTAATCCtactattaataaattagttATAAAATCGaaatataatgaagatatttttgtaaaaaatcaTAAGTCTATTTATGGTTCATATTATGACCGAAAAGAAAACAAATGGGGGTATATGTGTTGTAAGCAAactgataaaaatatattctgtCCAAATAACCCATTTGATAACAGAAATACTAATTCAGATGCCGTACCTATTAAAAAGGATATAGAAAAAGTTAATATCGataaaaagaagaaaaagaaaaagaaaaaaaaaggcaCATTTGATAATAGTATAACAGCGattttgaataaattatga
- a CDS encoding elongation factor Tu, putative yields MDLVKYLNKNEQIRNICILAHVDHGKTTLVDNLISSNKIISEKNIGKVKYMDNREDEQKRQITMKSSSILLECTYNKNYVTEMFSNTTTSAEKEINENGETNQTTEKPINPQNEKTRKEDNEEKDGIPKSSMSESTYLINIIDTPGHVDFSSEVSTCVRICDGALILIDCIEGLCSQTKIVLRQTWKEMVKCILVINKIDKLITNKNMDSMDAYEHINNIIENVNAYIYQLYMEQNMDNEDINNTIELEKYTFSTLKGNVLLCSSTHCWCIDMNIFTYLFCKKMNIDINNCDKIKKYMWNRYYFNIKEKKILKIPNDTNILPSSGATSVAKKKKKNLFSLVVLDFLWRIYDITITNRDDEQIKKLCTELNISDQFLQNSKYKQNNNENNVFILTTIMSNFLSLSRSTFNACIEVFPSSKNISESRLFKIYPSLYNNPIYKNMLNCASDQTFTIIYISKNICANIQNNTIVGFKDFHGQNRFLSICKIYSGMLYENMVLYVCGKNIQTRIKKIYICMGGDLIPIKQAYAGNIVAIYLAIESQHAYDFNQEPNDYNINHSTYENSDSNLGIKNGIIDKSECTTSYEYDKRKEGVKNSDIIYPQENVANPIGHWDLQYLSNTVMNLIKNKKNNKEHNIFLMNDNDGIFLNKNITLSNKKNVDSFILPFSDTCSTILHTIIEPKNIQDMNKFLRGLILLYTCDTSIDIDFNQRGEYILKFCGEIHMQKCLSDFVNIYSNIEIKTSDTNISIREGISDYNIKVKKKKNIVHDNIKQLHSYYKEVQKKIPSKQNEDNNITTENGKEKFKNLLNTDNTNINKGSTNPQNIHPNNEPIISSSPFKHIHIEKDNAFLNTLFNYSNNIISTKLNNDSFYIFLSALNMPDKMLQFFDKHYSSIQTILENRGISSTFLNYSKNTFSGKKEDFMYKQCLMNLEKCINDIFFSDNFNCETFTGENEPPLDETKKGESEVQQSFYSANNEHNEHNKKTEPTTKDNYQSNFLKKNKTYQLQLWDICVQNESITLLCIKKYLNKKKNNNEYAYDNIITNEEYKNAINQRSFVDTYLSENNSDINIYLNNLCLGFKLASKYGPIAQEPIRGVIFIIEGLIIDEKCTDIPFEYSNLKRETLEEEEDTSGSADTDKDEEKKINTGNIIGLMKEACLTSMQQSKLRIYEPMLRLNLTCESNVLGKVYNVLLKRRCSILSEEIKDGYFLYFIDAYLPLFNSFKLSEELRSKCSGNVIYDIQFSHWNKLDEDIFLLTDSSTIIYDEDFDTKLADNTATEIVNYIKRAKGLETNEKIIQKPEKQCTLKK; encoded by the exons atggatttagtaaaataccttaataaaaatgaacaaatcCGAAACATTTGCATTTTAGCCCATGTAGATCATGGAAAAACAACACTAGTTGATAATTTAATCagttcaaataaaattataagtgaaaaaaatatagggAAAGTGAAATATATGGATAATAGAGAAGATGAACAAAAGAGGCAAATAACCATGAAAAGTTCTAGTATACTTTTAGAGTGtacttataataaaaattatgttacTGAAATGTTTTCAAATACTACAACTTCTGCTGAAAAAGagattaatgaaaatggtGAGACAAATCAAACCACAGAAAAACCCATTAACCctcaaaatgaaaaaacgAGGAAGGAagataatgaagaaaaagatGGAATACCAAAAAGTTCAATGAGCGAAAgtacatatttaataaatataattgacACACCAGGTCATGTTGATTTTTCTTCAGAAGTTTCAACATGTGTAAGAATTTGTGACGGagctttaattttaatcgATTGTATTGAAGGATTATGTAGTCAAACAAAAATAGTTTTAAGACAAACTTGGAAAGAAATGGTTAAATGTATAttagtaataaataaaattgataaattaataacaaataaaaatatggatagTATGGATGCATATgaacatattaataatattattgaaaatgtaaatgcttatatatatcaattatatatggaacaaaatatggataatgaagatatcaataatacaatagaattagaaaaatatacattttcaaCTTTAAAAGgaaatgttttattatgtagTAGTACACATTGTTGGTGTATCGacatgaatatatttacttatttattttgcaaaaaaatgaatattgatattaataattgtgataaaataaaaaaatatatgtggaatcgatattattttaatattaaagaaaaaaaaatcttaAAAATTCCTAACGATACTAATATATTACCTTCTAGCGGGGCAACAAGTGtagcgaaaaaaaaaaaaaaaaatttattctCATTAGTTGTTTTAGATTTTTTATGGAGAATATATGATATTACTATTACAAATAGAGATGatgaacaaataaaaaaattatgtacagaattaaatatttccgatcaatttttacaaaatagtaaatataaacaaaataataatgaaaataatgtttttatattaacaacTATTAtgtcaaattttttaagtcTTTCACGATCTACATTTAATGCATGTATTGAAGTATTTCCATCATCAAAGAATATAAGTGAAAGcagattatttaaaatatacccatccttatataataatcctatttataaaaatatgttaaatTGCGCATCAGATCAAACTTTTACTATTATctatatatcaaaaaatatatgtgcaaatatacaaaataatacaatagTAGGGTTTAAAGATTTTCATGGCCAAAATAGATTTTTATCGATTTGCAAAATATACTCTGGAATgctatatgaaaatatggtTCTATATGTTtgtggaaaaaatattcaaacaaggataaaaaaaatttacatatgCATGGGGGGAGATCTAATACCTATTAAACAAGCATATGCAGGTAATATTGTTGCCATCTATTTAGCAATAGAAAGTCAACATGCATATGATTTTAATCAGGAACCAAATGATTACAATATTAATCATTCTACTTATGAAAATTCTGATTCTAATTtgggaataaaaaatggaataataGACAAATCTGAATGTACCACTTCATatgaatatgataaaagaaaagagGGTGTAAAAAATTCAGACATAATATATCCGCAAGAAAATGTAGCAAATCCGATTGGTCATTGGGATTTGCAATATTTGTCAAATACGGTaatgaatttaataaaaaataaaaaaaacaataaagagcataatatatttctaatGAATGATAATGAtggcatatttttaaataaaaatattactttgtcaaataaaaaaaatgttgattcatttatattaccATTTTCTGATACATGCTCAACAATATTACATACAATTATAGAAcctaaaaatattcaagATATGAATAAGTTTCTTCGTGgtcttattttattatacacaTGTGACACATCAATAGATATTGATTTTAATCAACGAggagaatatatattaaaattttgtgGAGAAATACATATGCAAAAATGTTTATCTGATTTTGTTAACATATATAgtaatatagaaataaaaacatcAGATACCAATATATCTATAAGAGAAGGTATAAGTGACTATAATAtcaaagtgaaaaaaaagaaaaatattgttcatgataatataaaacaattgCATTCTTATTATAAAGAAGTCCAAAAAAAGATTCCTTCTAAACAAAATGAGGATAATAACATAACAACAGAAAatggaaaagaaaaatttaaaaacttATTAAATACAGACAATactaatataaacaaaGGGTCTACAAACCCTCAAAATATTCATCCCAATAATGAGCCAATAATTTCTTCTAGCCCATTTAAGCATATTCACATAGAAAAGGATAATGCATTTTTAAACACACTATTTAATTATAGTAACAATATTATAAGTACCAAACTAAATAATGactctttttatatttttttaagtgcATTAAACATGCCAGATAAAATGttacaattttttgataaacaTTATTCTAGTATTCAAACAATACTCGAAAATAGAGGAATATCATccacttttttaaattatagtaaaaatacattCTCTGGGAAAAAGGAAGACTTTATGTATAAGCAATGTTTAATGAATTTAGAAAAATGTATcaatgatatttttttttctgataattttaattgtgAAACTTTTACTGGTGAAAATGAACCTCCTTTAGACGAAACTAAAAAGGGAGAATCTGAAGTGCAGCAAAGTTTTTATTCAGCAAATAATGAACACAACGAacataacaaaaaaacgGAGCCTACGACAAAAGATAACTATCAATccaactttttaaaaaaaaataaaacctATCAACTTCAATTATGGGACATTTGTGTTCAAAATGAAAGTATAACATTattatgtattaaaaaatatcttaataaaaaaaaaaacaataatgaatatgcatatgatAATATCATAACCAATGAAGAATACAAAAATGCAATTAATCAGAGATCTTTCGTCGATACATATCTTtcagaaaataatagtgatattaacatttatttgaataatttGTGTCTAGGTTTTAAACTTGCTTCCAAATATGGCCCAATAGCTCAGGAACCAATCAg GGGAGTTATATTCATCATTGAAGGACTGATAATAGATGAAAAATGCACAGATATACCTTTTGAATATTCCAACTTAAAAAGAGAAACACTAGAAGAAGAGGAAGATACGAGTGGCTCTGCAGATACCGATaaagatgaagaaaaaaaaataaacactGGAAATATTATTGGCTTAATGAAAGAAGCATGTTTAACTTCCATGCAACAAAGTAAACTTCGGATATATGAGCCAATGCTAAGATTAAATTTAACATGTGAAAGTAATGTGTTAGGAAAAGTATATAATGTTTTACTAAAAAGAAGATGCTCTATATTGTCAGAAGAAATTAAAGATGGCTATTTCctatattttatagatGCTTATTTGccattatttaattcttttaaattatcagAAGAATTGCGATCTAAATGCTCAGGAAATGTAATTTATGATATTCAATTTAGTCATTGGAATAAATTAGATgaagatatttttttactaacTGATTCTTCTACTATAATTTACGACGAAGATTTTGATACTAAGTTGGCTGATAATACAGCGACAGAAAttgttaattatattaaacgAGCTAAG gGTCTtgaaacaaatgaaaaaatcaTACAGAAGCCAGAAAAACAATGCAccctaaaaaaatag